TAACACGGGTGGCAGCTTTTTCACGCATAGCCGCTTAATGGTAACTACCTGGGGGGCAGAAAGATCGATTAGCATTCAAATCTTTAAGCATGCAATGGGAATATATTACTTTTTTATCACATTTATCACAATGGTATGCATCCGCTCCCTCGAGCAGCTCCCCTTTCACGTACTGCTCTAGAGATTCGGTTAATGAGCTATGATTCCTAATATCGACACTAAATACACTAAATGGTTCCTCTTTGGAGTAGCGATGGGGGCACTCTTGGCAGATCTTCTGGTCACTGAAAGAGCCGCCCAGCGTGGCGTTCATCAGCTGCGGATGGCCGAGTGCCTTCAATCCCTCGTCGAGGCTTTCGAACAGGGACATGAAGAACTCCACAGCATCCTGCTGCTCCCGTAGGTTCACGGGTTCTCCTTGCAGTCTATGGTTAGGGTTAGGTTAGTGGAAGGGCGCGGCGAGAAAGCCTTCAAAACTCACTTAAAATGCGTCCATAGTCCGCGGGGCACGTAAAACTGCAGAGCGCTGTGACCCAGGTGGGCAAATATGGCCTGCACATGCTTCAGAATAACCACGTGGTAGTTTTTCCGGACATCCTGAGTTCCATCCTCGCCAGCGCCTGACGAtgatgacgacgacgaggagAAGGAGACTAGTGCAGCGGTCGGACCCGAGAAGAGGGCTGGTCCCAGACCGCCGCCCGTCAAATCAGAGTCGCCGCTAAAGTCCTCGCCATCAGTGGTGGCAGCACCGTGGGCCCGCAGAATGCCAACCCGCACCGCCGGCACCATATACAGCTGCTGCAGAACCGAGTTCATGTAGCAGGTGGCCCCGGCATTTTTTAATCCGCAGAAACCCTTGGTGGGTCTGGCGCCTACCGGCGGCAGATAATCCCACTCGCGCAACGGATCGGTGTCTGAAGGGAGAAGATGATAGCTATATAGTTAAACCCTACACACCTCGGAGCGACTTACCCGTGCAAACGAAGTCGATTAGTGTATTGGTGAGTAGCTTCATATTAGGAACACAGAGCTGGCACAAGGCAATTAGAAGATCGCATGCGGCGGCAATCGTGTGCGGACTGCGGCAAACCGGAGGCGGAACTGTGTCCTGCCTAAGGCTGCCGTGTCGCCGTAAATGCAGGAATTCGCGAGAGGCCGTGAACAGGAAGTCATCGATGAGCTCGTggatgagctcattgagctgTGCCTTCGAGTCCGGAACGAGGAAGAACATAAGCTCCTTGGCCAAGCAGAGATGCCCCTCCAGCAGCTCCTCGTGCACCTGGGTGTCACCGGTAGCTCGAACGTTCTCCCGGATGCGTTGCAACCACTTGATCTCATCCCCCAACAATCCCTCGCCGATCTGCAGTGGCCAGTTGTAGATGCAACCGTAGGACAAGGTGCGACAGAGCATGGAGAAGAACTCCGCACAAGTGGCCTCATATTGGGGAACCAGGGTTTTCAAGGCTCCCACCAACAAGTTAACCATGTAGGCGAATGGCCGCCGGTCACCGGCACAGTAGGTGGAGGCCAGAAACAGCTGTTCCGAGGCCACCTGTCGCACATGCCGCAGCGGGTTTTTGAGCACGATCGATGTGATGAACTTCGGCCAGTTCGCGTCGCTGCTTAAAGCCTCGTTGGCACTCGGATTTAGTATGAACGAAATGGTTAGCACCTCCAACGCCTCTTTGCACATGCTAAAGTCCTGGCCATCGGGCACGATTACCTCGTCCTCGAAGTCTCCGCCGGAGTTGCTGCTACTGCCCAGAGCCTGAAGATTGCCGCAGGACGAGGCCCACGCCAGCTGCACCACGGCCTTAATGGTGGAGATGTCCGGACAAGACCACTGCAAAGTGGAGCTAAACAGTGTGCGGCACCGCTCACCCTCCGGAGTGGCAGATAGCATCTCGCGAGCCAGCATCACCGCCAACTTTGCGGAGATAGCCCGCAAAGTACCTTGCGAGCTGTTTGGCATCGTCGAGAAGTTTTGCTTGAGGATGTCTACTTGAGAACGGGCGCCATTATCCAGGTCGCAAATCATGGGCTCGTCGCCAACACGGGACAGCACACTTCCCACGATGTACAGGAACAACTTCGCCAAACGCAGCACGCACTGGAACGATGCACGCTTCGTGTGCATGTCCGCGCTGGgcagaaaattattttttgtaagcaGTTCCAGCACAAAGTGAGCGCAGCCCGAATGCATCCAAGCAGATTGAACCTGCAGAGCTGCCTCGCCAAGAGGCTCCAAGGCCGGAATCAGCAGTCCGTGCAGCACGCTCAAGTTGTACAGAACCTGGGCCGGAGTCGGGTGAAGAAACATCTGCTCCGGCGTGCAATTTTCCTGAGGAAACACATTAGAATTTAACGTTTTGGACTTTAATCGGAAATGGCAAAAGTTACCTCCTCGGTTTCAGATGATGACTGGTCACTCGAGTCCATCTTCTCATCGTCATCCTTAGCAGTCTTCTCAGCCACAGCCACTGTAGCAATCGACGCCTTGGGCACCCGACACATGAGCTGAAGCTGTCGCATCGTCTGGCGATCGCAGGGTAGCAAATGGAGCAGCACTTTGGCGCTGTCCCTTAGCCGGCCGTGCTCTAGATCGCTGCCCAGCTGATAGAGCTTCAGGAAGAACTCGGTGTACTGGTAGTTCTGCGAAATTATTACCCCGGGTAAGGTACTCTCCGATTCGACGCGCTGCATATCTGGGCAAGGACGAGGTGGTGATCCGGTGCTCGAGTCACTCGACGAGTCGGGGCTGCTTGCCAAGCCAGTGCCCACTGGCGTTAGTTTGGCAGTGAGAACCATCTTGTCGCGGATAGTGTACTGGTAAAGCGGATTAATCTCGTCGGAGACCTCGATCATCTCGCCATTCGTGTAGAAGAGATCAACCTTGATGTTGGCCGTGGAGGTGCCTTTGATCCGTTTGAGGAGGCTCCTCTTGAACGCGGCCATTGTTTCGTTGCTGTGCGTCACAATCTCCAAGTCGTCGATGGGCCTTCCTGGAGTCTGGAAGCGTATGTACAGAATGGTATTCTTTCCCCGCGTAACCCGGCTGAGAGGCAGGTGGACGCGATCGCCACTGTAGGAGCGGTCGCACTCCTTGACGTACTCCTGCAGCACCTTAAGAATGCGACACATTTTCTCCGCCTCAATAAACCGCATCTTGGCATCCTTTGACTCGTCGTTGGCGTTGTCCGACTGATCAGGCGCATCAAGCTCGTCCTGCAACTGAGTCTTGCCGAGGATCATTATATTCCCATAGTGGTTGCGTAGGCGGGAGCAACACTCGCCGATGAACATCTCATGGAACTCGGCAATGTTCTCCTGCAGTCGGGGACTCAGCGCCGTAGACACCTCCTTCAGCAGATCGATTGCCTTGCCGGCTATGTCCTCGCCTCCCGTCGTTATCACCCGCCACAGGTAATCCTTACCAATGAGATCTTCGTTGTCGAGAATGTAACCTCTGTGTATCGCCTTCAGCTTGTCCTCCTTGGAGTTCACTGCCTTGAAGAAGCGCTCGAAACATTTGATTCCACTCTCGGTGAGCAGGTGCGGGTCCAACTGAAGGATGTTGTTCTCGAAGAAGTCCTTGTTGATGCCGGGATCTAGGTCGGGTTCCTCGCCCATCAGCTTGCCGAACCAGCGGAAGCACTCCTCTCGATCCGCCGGAAAGACTGCACTCACCGCCAGGCAGTGCCAGATCTGTTTGGCTTGATCAGCACACAGCCACAACTGCCCGTCCTTTAGAAGGAACTTAAGGAACTCCAGTCTCTCAGCAATCTGAGCATGGTGCGGAAATCTTTGATCGATCAAAATGGTAGCTGGATCCAATCCGGGCGTCTCTGCCACCATTTGACGAACTTTTTCCATGTATGCTGTGAGACTATTCGTCACGAGAATAACCAGAGAGTAATCGTTTTGTAGCCGCTCGATCACTTGCTGCCGATTCGTTCCCGTCTGCGTGCGCGGAGCATGATTTGGAGTGGTGTCATACAAGCAGCAAATGTCCCGGATAAGACGCAATGCTGGCAGCACCCAGCTGTCTCCAGACTTTAGCTCGCCCACGCACTTATCCAGCCAAATGGTCTTTTGTGCGTCCCTCTCCTGCGAACAGCTGTAGTCCAAGATCTTAACGTGCGCGCCCAGCGCTTGATCCAGCACCTCCGGGGGCACCTCCTGACTATGTGCCAATGTCCAGAAGAGCTTCAGTACCTTCTGGGCCATCACTCCATTCTTGTCATCCTCGGCCAACCTTCGAATCAGTTCCAGGAGTCGCTCCCTTTGCCTCTTGTTGGCGGTGGTCATGCTGGCCTGGAAAATGTGTAAAAATAAACGGTGGAATTAAAATGCTTGCCTTTTCACGAATAAATAGGTAAGCACTCACCTGGAACGCTTCAAAGAGATGGTCCAGCTGCTCGGGTGTGAAATCCCAAGCCAGCTTCGCCAGTAGGTCGTGCACATTCTTCACAATCGCTTCGTGTTTTCCCGCCTGCGCTCGCCAAACTGCATCCAGATCGTCAAGCGTTAGAGCCTGCTCCTTGATAAGGAAGCGGATGATCTTCTCCAGCTTTTCTACGTATTGGGGCTGGTGCAACGAATCCTTAAGCACAATGCCCAGCACGTCCGAGGACTTTATCCACTGGGCCATTCGCTCAGCCGTCAGCCAGTCCATCTCATCCTCTGGCATGCAGTGCGGGAGCGGTTGAGAGCGGTGTGAGTAGTAGGCCACAGAGGATAGCACCTTATTAATCTCGTTGAGAGCGTTCATTTTTCCGTTAAAGCTGGACACCTGAAGTAGGCGCAGGATCATCTTAAGCCGAAACATCTCCAGATCACGAATCAGCTCCTCCTGGCCCGTCAAACGGCTGGCTAGGAAACGTGCCGATTTCACGATTCCATTAATGTAGTCATTCCGGCCCTCGGGCTTCACTTCGCGCTTTAACTCTTCGTCTGAGAAGCTATCCAGCAGGTCCAGCACTACATTCCAGGTCGGCATGAAATACTTGGCGATGGTGGCAGGAGTCAACAACTCATAGCACTGTCCAAATGGTCGCAGCAGACTGTGGATAAGTGCGAGCGTTAGACGGTTGTCCTGCCCATCACTAGCTTCCTTGGCCGTGGGCTTGTTTTGATTTCGCTTCAGCAACTCGAGCCCGCTGTTGAACCGTTCCAAAAGATTGTCGAAGCCGCCAAGTTGGCCAAAACGATTAATGAGATCTACCAGCCAACCACGCGCGTTCTTCGGTTCCGGTGGCGGTTTGGCAAACATTTTGTTGCTGTCTAGCGGGCCCCAAATGGCGTCTGGAGTGGAAAAGCACACCGGATGACGGGCGGCATTGAACGTGTTAAATTTGTTCTCTGGATCGAAGACGATCGCCAGTAGATCCAGTAGATATGGGTTATCGCGCTGCATATGAATGGCTATCAAGTGAAGCAGCTTGCCGCAGGACACCAGGATGCAATGATGGATGTTATACTTCCACGAGTTGACGGCTTCATCCGTGAGGATTTTAGCAAACGATGTTGTCAACCCATTGCGGTAGAACTCCACGCACGGCTCGCAATTGTGGTCGACACCTAGGTAGGAAATTGTTAAGAGATTCAATTACTACCAAACTTCAAGACTTACCAGCCTGAGTCAGTTCAATGGCCGCGTTCAAAAGCacctccagctcctgctccggcAGCACAGGCACCACCCAGCGAGGATTCGAAATCTTCTGGGTCAGCATGCGAAGCTTCGTCGTGGGAAACGAGGATATCAGCTTCTCTGGAGGCCTACAATAGAGATTACATTgtgaaattacaaaataatgaaTGAATTCATGTGAGGTTTTCCCATCCACATATTTTGTGTAGAAAGTAAGGTTTCAGGTGGATTTGAAGGCgtctacacacacacataagaGGGGAAAACGAATGATAACATGTTATTGCCTCATTGTTGGACACCGCTATCACGTTTTGCGCACATAAACATTGATATTCTCGGTTTGCATGTAATTGAATTTAGTCGGTTGTGGGCAACTCAGGTGACGACACCTCCCGAATTAGCGTGGCCAAAATCAGCTGGCTGCATAGCTTGCTTCGCAAACCATCCTCTAATCGCCGCTAGCATATTTGAATAGGTTTATTGCGGCTACTTGCGGTCCTAGCCCAGCCCTGGACAAACAAAGAATGCAAGTAGAAGAAGCAACTGCGCAAAAGTAAACACACCAATGCCGGAGGTTGGGGTTCGTGAGGGTATAGTAGGTAGCTAGGTGGTTGGCGTCGAGGTGGGGGTGGTATACACACACCCCGAAAAATCGGCAAACAGCTGCTAATTAAGTGCAATAAACTACGCACTAAAGCTGCGCTAATTGGGCCTCGTCATGCAACCGTTTGCGCTGCCAAGGAGTACGACTCTGGGACTACTTACACTAGTGTCACGGTGCTGTCTACGCTACTCGCCGAAGATGAGGCCACTACGTCGGTGACTTCGGCACTTCTATTGCCCGCCGGCGTCTGTTGCTCCTGGGTGTTGCTGGTCTCCTGGCCCCCGCCAACGCCTCCTGCGATGATCGATGTGGTGGTGActgtgccagtgccagtgcctgTCCCCGTGACCGATCCCATGCCCTGCGCCGGACTGGTCGTGGTGGTAGTCgctgtggtggtggtgctgctgctggttgaTGTGCTGCCCGGCTGGCCGCCGGTTTGCCTGCGCGTGTCGAACGTCATTGCGGCAATAGGTGCTTCTCCCAAGCTAGCGCGGCTTCGTCGTTGTCGTGATCCTGCACAGCACCGGAAGCAAAATTTGTGAAATCCAGAGGAAACGAAATTTGACTTCGAGGTGGCGGTGTAGGAGCCCTACTTCTAGGTGTCTTAGTAATCCTATTGCAGTCTGCACTGGGcggttttttaaatattcctttttttggcttttggttGTTCCTGGATTATGGCAGTTGTGAAGTGTCCGGTGTCCAAGTAGCGAGATGTGGGGAGTTGCCAGTTGTCTGTTCGtcgttttgttgttgctgatttGAGGCACTGTTGGTCGGCGACTCCTGACGCTCCCTGTCTCCCTGACTGTCCGTCTCACTCTCTCAATCTTATTGTCCTTTTTCCAATAAGAACTGGCTCCTTTAAGTTTACATATTCCTGCTCAGCGGGCACAGTTGCAAAAATCTATAAACTGCAACGAAGAGCGAAAGAAGGAAAGAAGCAAATAAATACAGGCGCACAAGGGAGACCGAAAAAagcactcgcacacacacacactcacacacacctACAGATATGCACGCACCGACGGGAACAAAAAGTTGTGAGAGTGTGTGTAAGAGTGCACGAGTGTGTGTTGGGTAGCTTCTGGGTTGGAAtatgaaaaatcaatattatttaatagaCGGGGCAGCAAGCGCCAAATAATGCTCcaaaagcacacacacacaaaccaCCCTCTCTCACCCACATTCTCACGAACGGAACGTGTgtatgaatttaatttaatgttgtttttgttttactcTACGCTCTCcgttcttatttatttattgttatttttttcttttagtcAAACAAAGAACATTTTTCTCCCCAAAATTACATCACGTACCTATCCTGCTCTCTCTCTCCTCCCGGGTCCCGTCTCTTGCTCTCTCCACCCGGCAACATCCTTTTTCGGAATGCGGTCGGTGGGTGGAGCAAGTGGCGGGGCGGGAAATGGGGCGTGTTACGGCTAGGggattttttctaaataactACGCATGAATATACTTTACAAGTAGCGGACTCCTCTCAAAACATTAGCTGATAgcacaaaatacaaaagtaaCCATCTTTTGGCAGCCACTTTGCAAAATATGTGACTTTTCGAGCTGCACTTGTACTATACAGGCACTTCCCTTTTCGAGTTCTGGAACCTAACGGAAGTTACTCAAGGACGGGGAGCCAGTGcggctttttattatttttccgtCGCTCTTCTGTTTTTCACGTTCCACgaacacacactcatacacgATCAGAAGCAgtcgcacacacacacgcatatatttatttgcGAATCAAATGAGCGACACACACAACTCACCAAAAATTTTCACTTTATCTGTCCCGTTGCTCACAATTTTCGATTTGAGCTTACTTTTAAGCTGCAGACTCACAGTTTCATAGTTACGAACTCTAAACGCATCGGCAACTATTATTTCGCAAATTTTTTCCTGCCCAGAACaaatttttcgcaaaaaaaatttgcgaAATGGCGTCTGAACTTGGCCGATTAACTGCCTGGCCGCCGGGGGGCGTGTAATGTGCTGCGTGGCGGGGGCGGCGGGATGTGGCTGCCACGGCTAGATTAAGTTCGCTTTTAGTGCAATATTTcgttaattaattatattttagttatttCTTTTGGGTTGTGCAGCAGTGTGACCGCTTATGACCCGATAAAAATTGCTTCCCGGCTGCAGTGTGACAGCATATCCTGCCAAATTTTTAATGGGCTTTTTTTACTGGCAAAGAATTATTAGTATATGACGAAGAATTATGTTAGCAATCACAGTCGAAAACCATCGAAATACGACCAAAGAAGACACTGAGATTTTGACTAAacggaaaaataattttaaaatagctTCTAGTCGATAtgtgttaaaaataatactgTTATTTTACCGGCTATAACAAGACCggaaagttttaaatttaaattaatgtttGTCAAAACCGcttaataaatcaaataacaataaaaaaaaaaacgcaaaaattgCAATCGAACGGATCATTAAGAAGTTTTAGCTTCTTTTATGTTTATGAACTTTAGTTTGGAACGCCACCTATTCTTATGTGGTTGGTGTGACCAGCTGTTGTGTGTGGTCTTTGTTTATACCTGGTCCCTCTACTGATAGCTAAAAACAACAGACCCATCTGAGACGCTCTAGCAGCGTAAAAgcaatacaaaataaaattcaataaatgtACGACGCTCTGGAACGATGCCCGGGCGCCTACTGTGGACGTTCGCTGCTAGAGAATGACACCTGGAGCAGCTGTGGTGTTTGTCCCCGTGGATCGCGGGTAATTCGGCTTCGTCTCACTCTACTTATGTTTCTTAAAGTCCCTAATTATTTTCTACAGGTTAACGAAAGTTTTGCTTGTTCGCCCTGCCGCGATGAGTTGACCACTTACTCCTGGCTGTACTTGGGTTTCATGACCATGCTGCCCCTTATGATGCATTGCTTCTTCATTGACATGGACGCGAAAGATCGGAAGTAAGTCAGGCTCTTCTTAATTCTTGATCCTCATGTAAAAAATCCTAAATTTTTACAGATTTTCCCGGAAGCAGCTCATATTAACAGCCAGCGCTTTCATTGAGGTGGCCTTGTCCGCAATTCTTGCGACTTTGTTCATGGAGCCCATGTGGGAGCTCCGGTTGTACGCCTGTGAGGTGCGCAAGCTCACCGACTGGTATACGTTGTTCTATAATCCCAGTCCCAACTACGAAACAAGAGTCTACTGCACACAGGAAGCAGTTTATCCACTGTAAGACTCCACTATCAACCTCATTCGGTattggatttatttttattattattttagacAAACCATTGTGTTGGTATTCTATTTTCTGTGCCTGGTGAACATGTTTCTCATTCGCCCCGTGATCAGCAAGTTGACGGATGTGGGCGGTAAAAGCAAGGCACCTATCTACTCCGCTCTCTATTTTTTACCGCTGCTAACTTTTATCCATGCCATAGGCTGCGGTTTAATTTGTGAGTATTCAAGATATCCAAAGGTCTCAGTAACGCGTACTGTATTTGAAATAATTCAAGTATTAATCATTGAAATGTATCATTCTAAGTAATTTAAGTAAATTTAATGTACAATCAACACTTTCAGACTTACAATTTTTACTTTTGATGCAGAACATTAAATTGTAGTAAAATATTTCAGATTACACCTTTCCATACCTAAGCGTGGCCATTTCTATGGTGGCCAATGCCATTCACTATTCTCTCAAGCTTGACCAAACCTTAAAGGCTCTTGTCTGCTCATCTGTATGGGAGCTGAAGAATGTTGTAATCATATGTAAGTTTAAAGCCTAAAATGttaaagcaattaaaaaaaatatatctttttaATCTAGCTGTTCATTGGCTGCTGTTGGCGTATGGCATCGCTTCGCTAAACTATCATTATGCATTTCTGTGTCTGGTGCCCTTCCCAACGCTCTTCTACATACTTACTGTCCGCTTCACAGATCCAGTAGAGTTCCGGGAACTGGAGAGGAGTTGATGCGGCGACGTTCAAATGCAGATCTTCCATGCCCGGGGCACTAGGCGATCGACTGTTGTTATCTATGTGTAGTGTACAcgtcatttaatttattaatactTCGTGCGTAGCTGATATGCCGGCCTGATCCGATTTTCAACATGCAttattaaaacattaaaaatatgtaatttGTCATTAACGTCCAtataaataccaaaaaaatttaaccaaTTATGTTAAAAATCGGAACAAAGCTAATCAAAAGTAGCcgtttacataaaaaaactTTACCCATTCATcgttctttttgttttaattatatttcacATTATATTTCAATTATACACATATAgtaatattaaatacaaatcatCAGTTTCCCATCTCTAAAATAGTTTTTACACAATATATATTGCTACATATTGAATTTGGATGCCGCTCTACGTTCACATTCAGATCCTACGTACCACACGACGTTTTTCACGTTCGTGTTTCAGTGTGTGTGAGATTTGAGGCCGCATCTTAGTCGTCTTTGTGGTCATCGTCGTTATATTTTCGTATagtaaaatagaaaataacaaaatcaaGGATAGAAGGCAGCGGAGAAAGAGCCgaagtttaaattaaaatctataCCATCCAGACAGTAAAAAATGTGATGAACGAAAGGAATTTTGGTTTcattttcgttatttttttttttttgttttggaggGATGGAGGattttgctgctgttgtttgGAGTGGCCTTCAATTTCCTGGGACACCTATTCAGCTGTCGTTCGCTCGCTACCGCTTGAATTGTTTCGTTCTTCAAGGAACTTCAATCGGCGCTTCCTTAGCTCGCAGAGCTCTGAAGAGTTTTCATCGACGTCCGCTTCGGAAATGGCCAGACTCACTGTCTCTGTGGCCGTCGACGGCTCTTCATCCTCATCCGCCCCCAAATCCTCAATGGTTACCTTTTCTGCTCCAGCTACTGTGGACACAGGTGTGGAATTAATTTGATGAGTCTCGAGCTGGGCTCTAGCTGTAGCCGAGGTGCTAGGCTTGTCATAAACGGCTGGTCCAGCAGCAGCTTGCTCGTGGTTTGAACTAGCCCCTGAAGTCACGGATGTTGGCGGGGCGACAGGATGTTGCAAACGCGCTGCCAAATTCTGGTACTGAGTCATCATAACTCCCGCTGAATCCAGCAAGAGATTTATGTTTTGCAGCAActaaaaagttttatttttgtaatcaAATCTTTGTGCTGCTCGAATTCACCACAGCCTACCTTAAGACGCTGCTCGATGTTTTCACGCTGTTGTCCTTCCAAGGCGCGTAGTTCTTCATCGGTGAACTTGGCCAAGTCCAAGGGCATGGGCGGTGGCGGAACAAATGGGGGTGTGAAGTAGGCAAAAGCAGTTGGTGGCATCATAAAGGGCGACATCATGGGCATGACCGGTGCCATTGGAGGAGGCACCATTGGGAGTCCAGCAAGATTTGGCAATCCATTAGGCAGCCCATCTGTAAATGCATTAATTAACCTTCtccctttaaaaatattttacatccAACTTACTGGCTTCTCCGAAGATTTCAGCAAAGGTAGGCGGAGGTGCGTTTACTCCAGCGACTGGGCCATTACCGCGCCCCTGGTTCCCGTCGGCAACTGGAGTCTGAGAAGCTGGTGCAGGCGCTGGTTGAGCACCACCGGCGGCAGGTGCTGGATTTCccccagcagcagcggcagcatcTTCCCCAGCTCGGGGCATGGCTGTGGAATTAACGGCCGCTGTGCGCAAGATGTTAAGGCGACAGGTGGGACAGGTCTGCTGGCGCTGAAACCAGGAGCGGAGGCATGTGGTGTGGAAGATGTGACCGCAAGGCAGCTTCTTTGAGTGATTTATCATGTCCTCGCGGCAGATGATGCAGATGTTGTCAGATTGGCGTAGTTCCTCGGGTGTGGCGTCCGGATACAGGGTATTCATATTGCGGATGGCGCGACGTGACATAATGACATCATTCAGTGCTTTTCGGAAGTTACGTATGGTAAAGAACATGGGCCGGAATACGAACATGGGTAGGGCATAGATCCTTGCCATAATTACGACGAAAAGCAGATAGAGCACAACCTTAATAAGACCAATCACA
The Drosophila bipectinata strain 14024-0381.07 chromosome 3R, DbipHiC1v2, whole genome shotgun sequence DNA segment above includes these coding regions:
- the faf gene encoding probable ubiquitin carboxyl-terminal hydrolase FAF isoform X2, with product MTFDTRRQTGGQPGSTSTSSSTTTTATTTTTSPAQGMGSVTGTGTGTGTVTTTSIIAGGVGGGQETSNTQEQQTPAGNRSAEVTDVVASSSASSVDSTVTLVPPEKLISSFPTTKLRMLTQKISNPRWVVPVLPEQELEVLLNAAIELTQAGVDHNCEPCVEFYRNGLTTSFAKILTDEAVNSWKYNIHHCILVSCGKLLHLIAIHMQRDNPYLLDLLAIVFDPENKFNTFNAARHPVCFSTPDAIWGPLDSNKMFAKPPPEPKNARGWLVDLINRFGQLGGFDNLLERFNSGLELLKRNQNKPTAKEASDGQDNRLTLALIHSLLRPFGQCYELLTPATIAKYFMPTWNVVLDLLDSFSDEELKREVKPEGRNDYINGIVKSARFLASRLTGQEELIRDLEMFRLKMILRLLQVSSFNGKMNALNEINKVLSSVAYYSHRSQPLPHCMPEDEMDWLTAERMAQWIKSSDVLGIVLKDSLHQPQYVEKLEKIIRFLIKEQALTLDDLDAVWRAQAGKHEAIVKNVHDLLAKLAWDFTPEQLDHLFEAFQASMTTANKRQRERLLELIRRLAEDDKNGVMAQKVLKLFWTLAHSQEVPPEVLDQALGAHVKILDYSCSQERDAQKTIWLDKCVGELKSGDSWVLPALRLIRDICCLYDTTPNHAPRTQTGTNRQQVIERLQNDYSLVILVTNSLTAYMEKVRQMVAETPGLDPATILIDQRFPHHAQIAERLEFLKFLLKDGQLWLCADQAKQIWHCLAVSAVFPADREECFRWFGKLMGEEPDLDPGINKDFFENNILQLDPHLLTESGIKCFERFFKAVNSKEDKLKAIHRGYILDNEDLIGKDYLWRVITTGGEDIAGKAIDLLKEVSTALSPRLQENIAEFHEMFIGECCSRLRNHYGNIMILGKTQLQDELDAPDQSDNANDESKDAKMRFIEAEKMCRILKVLQEYVKECDRSYSGDRVHLPLSRVTRGKNTILYIRFQTPGRPIDDLEIVTHSNETMAAFKRSLLKRIKGTSTANIKVDLFYTNGEMIEVSDEINPLYQYTIRDKMVLTAKLTPVGTGLASSPDSSSDSSTGSPPRPCPDMQRVESESTLPGVIISQNYQYTEFFLKLYQLGSDLEHGRLRDSAKVLLHLLPCDRQTMRQLQLMCRVPKASIATVAVAEKTAKDDDEKMDSSDQSSSETEEENCTPEQMFLHPTPAQVLYNLSVLHGLLIPALEPLGEAALQVQSAWMHSGCAHFVLELLTKNNFLPSADMHTKRASFQCVLRLAKLFLYIVGSVLSRVGDEPMICDLDNGARSQVDILKQNFSTMPNSSQGTLRAISAKLAVMLAREMLSATPEGERCRTLFSSTLQWSCPDISTIKAVVQLAWASSCGNLQALGSSSNSGGDFEDEVIVPDGQDFSMCKEALEVLTISFILNPSANEALSSDANWPKFITSIVLKNPLRHVRQVASEQLFLASTYCAGDRRPFAYMVNLLVGALKTLVPQYEATCAEFFSMLCRTLSYGCIYNWPLQIGEGLLGDEIKWLQRIRENVRATGDTQVHEELLEGHLCLAKELMFFLVPDSKAQLNELIHELIDDFLFTASREFLHLRRHGSLRQDTVPPPVCRSPHTIAAACDLLIALCQLCVPNMKLLTNTLIDFVCTDTDPLREWDYLPPVGARPTKGFCGLKNAGATCYMNSVLQQLYMVPAVRVGILRAHGAATTDGEDFSGDSDLTGGGLGPALFSGPTAALVSFSSSSSSSSGAGEDGTQDVRKNYHVVILKHVQAIFAHLGHSALQFYVPRGLWTHFKLQGEPVNLREQQDAVEFFMSLFESLDEGLKALGHPQLMNATLGGSFSDQKICQECPHRYSKEEPFSVFSVDIRNHSSLTESLEQYVKGELLEGADAYHCDKCDKKVVTIKRLCVKKLPPVLAIQLKRFEYDYERVCAIKFNDYFEFPRILDMEPYTVSGLAKLEGEVVEVGDNCQTNVETTKYELTGIVVHSGQASGGHYFSYILSKNPANGKCQWYKFDDGEVTECKMHEDEEMKAQCFGGDYMGEIYDNNLKRMQYRRQKRWWNAYMLFYTRCDQNPVQFEPSVEQLSLTESRNMVLPLPKPIERSVRHQNIRFLHSRSIFSVEFFNFIKKLVSCNIPSVRSDKITPAAEELSLLGVQLASQFLFHTGFRTKKSLRGPVIEWYDTLSHHIRSSALVRKWFANHALLSPPSRLGEYILMAPSPEVRTVFVKLVVFFCHFAIHDEPLPGFDGANLCEQVLISVLRLLKSEAADYGKHLPHYFSLFSMYVGLGTREKQQLLKLNVPLQFMQVALDDGPGPAIKYQYPEFSKLHQVVSHLVRCSDVSEKCQSSNQNARPLPNPFKDATVSQEELTPLSTECMDLLFNRTGYIKKVIEDTNVGDEGLKLLQYCSWENPHFSRAVLTELLWQCGFAYCHDMRHHTDLLLNILLIGDSWQHHRIHNALNGVAEEREGLLDTIQRAKTHYQKRAYQIIKCLTQLFHKSEIALQMLNTNPAISRHWAVAVEWLQDELERQRGIGCQYNSYSWSPPAQSNDNTNGYMLERSQSARNTWTMAYELCPDEISEKPDQDENNESDMDSNLDENKADPAAQPVETQEGLTGGTELVGDAKPATTSSPSSGAWPARADSNAIPRLSRQLFGVYTATTPATTTSTTTAAGSGANSETESSAQETTTEDTTINGLTNRLDQMEIKAKKRYPKNYSMTAKKLESKERSAEETAPDPSEATTELATTNPIPIATTSATTAPTTTSASTGASELTTRIEKNLI